One genomic segment of Plasmodium vivax chromosome 9, whole genome shotgun sequence includes these proteins:
- a CDS encoding LSM domain containing protein (encoded by transcript PVX_091835A), whose amino-acid sequence MAKKRKVALTQGDLDCRVNRYCTVKGEKKKKGILLFFFFAYLTKRKNKIKLLIRTKQGESGVVTGQVKLQGGNTDQELTNQFCEEERLPVTRAEEDTLICAPTARGPMEQPSMPLWLSTFEEDIDTYIFISSRDNKLYLGILRTYDQHGNIFLTHCVEKIIVPDRNCFSDVYVGNLIIRGDNIAYFGSVDEDKYAKMFDYSQPNKGGTEAEATPEGDLPRSQGPLPPENVVLQYKPINQILGYLPDNNHDFAVFEN is encoded by the exons atggcaaagaaaagaaaggtGGCACTCACCCAGGGGGACCT AGATTGCAGGGTGAACCGTTACTGCACtgttaaaggggaaaaaaaaaaaaagggaatacttttattttttttttttgcatacttaacgaaaagaaaaaataaaataaagttacTCATACGAACTAAGCAA GGGGAGAGCGGCGTGGTGACTGGCCAGGTGAAGCTCCAAGGGGGGAACACCGACCAGGAG TTGACGAATCAGTTTTGCGAAGAGGAGAGGCTGCCGGTAACCAGAGCTGAGGAGGACACGCTAATCTGTGCGCCG ACGGCGCGAGGCCCAATGGAACAGCCGTCCATGCCGCTGTGGCTCAGCACGTTCGAGGAGGACATCGACACCTACATCTTCATTTCCTCGAGGGATAACAAGCTTTACCTAG GAATACTAAGGACGTACGATCAACATGGAAACATATTTCTAACGCACTGCGTTGAGAAAATAATAGTCCCCGATCGGAACTGTTTTTCGGATGTCTACGTTG gaaaCCTCATCATCAGGGGAGACAACATCGCCTACTTCGGCTCCGTGGACGAAGACAAATACGCGAAGATGTTCGATTACTCGCAGCCAAATAAGGGGGGAACCGAAGCGGAGGCAACCCCAGAAGGAGACTTGCCAAGGAGCCAAGGGCCCCTGCCCCCCGAAAATGTCGTTCT
- a CDS encoding pyruvate dehydrogenase E1 component, alpha subunit, putative (encoded by transcript PVX_091840A; Possible apicoplast targeted protein. Curated by Stuart Ralph, Walter and Eliza Hall Institute of Medical Research, Australia.): MVKTHVVGSKRLDDPMVKIFQLDERAPMAEPNRREQNGADAEGAKERPPMSASQTNYNIYLPDNQLEDYLSDVQISKNEMTMLYEDMHLGRMFENLVAKLYYSKRINGFVHLYNGQEAISSGIIKNLRPSDFVTSTYRDHVHAISKNVPPRKILNELYGNYYGSTNRGKGGSMHIYSKSENFVGGFGFIGEQIPIAVGLAYSILYKREFPQGGAEVRSGAEALSGTEALGGTSSPSGAAPPLEDADVVACFLGDGTANIGQFFESLNLAATYNLPILFVIENNNWAIGMEGSRSSTDDLQNNYSKGKAFNIETYKVDGNDAISIYKLAKKKINQMRRRECGPVLIEAITYRAKGHSLADPDELRIHEEKASWKKRDPIVHLASYMKKKNIVDESFFEQVKKKTKQILLEAEMDADQNMKKSQDVNICQLLRDNIFAPSEGAPFQADYHQYATYDPLSDSELGEYYEALRREADRKLHNRKPDPSEHFASRDLPLLID; encoded by the coding sequence ATGGTGAAGACCCATGTCGTGGGGTCCAAAAGGTTAGACGACCCAATGGTAAAGATTTTTCAACTAGATGAAAGAGCCCCTATGGCAGAACCCAACCGTAGAGAACAAAACGGTGCAGACGCTGAAGGGGCTAAGGAACGCCCCCCCATGTCGGCCAGCCAAACCAACTACAACATTTACCTGCCAGACAACCAGCTGGAGGATTACCTCTCCGATGTGCAAATCagcaaaaacgaaatgaccATGCTGTATGAAGATATGCATCTGGGGAGGATGTTCGAAAATTTAGTGGCAAAACTATATTACAGTAAAAGGATAAACGGGTTCGTGCATCTGTACAATGGGCAAGAAGCCATCAGCTCTGggattattaaaaatttgaggCCCTCAGATTTTGTAACGAGCACGTATAGAGACCACGTGCATGCCATTAGCAAAAATGTTCCTCCGAGGAAGATCCTTAATGAGCTGTATGGGAACTACTATGGAAGCACCAATAGGGGGAAGGGTGGCTCTATGCACATTTAcagcaaaagtgaaaactTCGTTGGGGGCTTCGGCTTCATCGGCGAGCAGATCCCCATCGCAGTTGGGTTGGCCTACAGCATTTTGTACAAGCGGGAGttcccccaggggggggcggAAGTCCGAAGCGGGGCGGAAGCACTAAGTGGGACGGAAGCCCTAGGTGGGACCTCCTCACCGAGTGGAGCCGCCCCCCCGCTTGAAGACGCCGACGTGGTGGCGTGCTTCCTGGGAGACGGGACGGCCAACATCGGGCAGTTCTTCGAGTCCCTGAACCTGGCGGCCACGTACAACCTGCCAATCTTGTTCGTGATAGAAAACAATAACTGGGCGATCGGGATGGAGGGCTCAAGGAGCTCCACCGATGACCTCCAAAACAACTACTCTAAGGGAAAGGCCTTCAACATAGAGACTTATAAAGTGGACGGAAACGATGCCATCTCGATTTACAAACtggcaaagaaaaaaataaatcaaatgaGAAGGAGAGAGTGTGGACCGGTACTCATCGAAGCAATCACCTACCGAGCGAAGGGACACTCCCTTGCAGACCCAGATGAACTTAGAATACACGAAGAAAAAGCGtcttggaaaaaaagagatcCAATTGTacatttggctagctacatgaaaaaaaaaaatatcgttGATGAGTCCTTCTTTGAAcaagtcaaaaaaaaaacgaaacagaTTCTGCTGGAAGCTGAAATGGACGCTGAccaaaatatgaagaagagcCAAGATGTTAACATCTGCCAACTGTTGAGGGATAACATCTTCGCTCCCTCGGAGGGGGCCCCCTTCCAGGCGGATTACCACCAGTATGCCACGTATGACCCCCTGAGTGACTCCGAGCTGGGGGAGTATTACGAGGCTCTTCGGCGGGAGGCGGACAGGAAGCTGCACAACAGGAAGCCGGACCCCTCCGAGCACTTCGCAAGCAGGGACCTCCCCCTGCTCATCGATTAG
- a CDS encoding ethanolamine kinase, putative (encoded by transcript PVX_091845A), with protein MEEQKKRRLEEGTRANSVAESSPPFPLRSKTSVGSTNSQITETKNKQGVYPITESNLRILEGEDRSEKAKELLKKYVSNVFENEKTLYIYCKYVMLHYGKDLVNPNEVDSLEFQIINGGITNILIKVKDMSKQAKYLIRLYGPKTDEIINREREKKISCILYNKNIAKKIYVFFTNGRIEEFMDGYALSREDIKNPKFQKLIAKNLKLLHDIKLNENLYKELQVTQKVPGTRPSFLWNTIWKYFHLLNEERKKICSFDAKANILKLIDFDVLRDSIVEVESLCKRENSPIVLCHCDLLSSNIINTVGGGEAGELGEAGETGEGGETGEGGETGEGGETGEGGEGDSISFIDFEYSCPMERAYDIANHFNEYAGFNCDWDLTPSKEEEYHFIMHYLGTDDEELINQLIREIQPFYICSHINWGLWSLLQGMHSSIDFDFINYGMTRLTASCLPIFRSKVSGGRSEAASPRCLDD; from the coding sequence ATGGAagagcagaagaagaggcgACTGGAGGAGGGCACCAGAGCGAACAGCGTGGCGGagagctccccccccttccccctgaGGAGCAAAACGAGCGTAGGGTCAACCAACTCCCAAATCACGGAGACGAAGAATAAACAAGGGGTCTACCCAATAACGGAGAGTAACCTAAGAATTCTGGAAGGAGAAGACAGGagcgaaaaggcaaaggagcttttaaaaaaatatgtaagcaacgtttttgaaaatgaaaaaacgttATACATTTACTGCAAATATGTAATGCTGCACTACGGAAAGGATCTAGTAAATCCAAATGAGGTGGACTCTCTAGAATTCCAGATCATCAACGGAGGTATCAccaacattttaataaaagtgAAGGACATGTCGAAGCAAGCCAAGTACCTCATAAGACTTTATGGACCCAAAACGGACGAAATTATTAACagggaaagagaaaaaaaaatctcctgcattttatataataaaaatatagccaaaaaaatatacgttttttttaccaacGGGAGAATTGAGGAATTCATGGATGGCTATGCTCTTTCCAGGGAGGATATAAAAAACCCAAAGTTCCAGAAACTCATTGCCAAGAATCTGAAGCTCCTACATGATATCAAGTTGAAtgaaaatttgtataaagaGCTTCAAGTGACTCAGAAGGTTCCTGGGACCAGACCGTCCTTCCTGTGGAATACCATCTGGAAATACTTTCATCTGCTGAATGAAGAGCGGAAGAAGATCTGCTCCTTCGATGCAAAGGCGAACATTTTGAAGCTCATCGATTTTGACGTCCTGCGCGACAGCATTGTTGAGGTGGAGAGCCTCTGCAAGAGGGAGAACTCCCCCATTGTCCTGTGCCATTGCGATTTGCTCTCCTCCAACATTATTAACAccgtgggggggggagaagcaggcgAATTAGGCGAAGCGGGAGAAACGggcgaagggggagaaacaggcgaagggggagaaacaggcgaagggggagaaacagGCGAAGGGGGCGAAGGGGACAGCATCTCCTTCATCGATTTCGAGTACTCCTGCCCCATGGAGCGCGCCTACGACATCGCCAACCACTTTAACGAGTACGCGGGATTCAACTGCGACTGGGACTTAACTCCCTCCAAGGAGGAGGAATATCATTTTATAATGCACTACCTGGGCACGGATGATGAGGAATTAATTAATCAGCTCATTCGGGAAATCCAACCCTTTTACATCTGCTCGCACATCAACTGGGGTCTCTGGTCCCTCCTGCAAGGCATGCACTCCTCCATTGATTTTGACTTCATAAACTACGGCATGACTCGCCTCACTGCGTCCTGCCTGCCCATCTTCAGGTCCAAGGTGTCCGGGGGGCGCAGCGAGGCGGCGTCGCCGCGCTGTCTCGACGATTAG
- a CDS encoding co-chaperone GrpE, putative (encoded by transcript PVX_091850A) yields MKYAHFFLRRGVSCRSPLNACGVQRAAFRRYYFASVCPNEICGKVVQGRLFSSRAGMSDGGARRGVEAQNGSSGIEESRKDGEMGENGGKGGKGEKGMKGEKGEDGQHGQFDQFDQQGKHTEGAEQKKEQMKETNYEKLNKADLINEIKKTKRDIEEKMVDNKILKEKYLSVLAENENLRHRYVKEIENSKLYCISNFAKSLLDVADNLSLAIKNINEESLKQNEEISNIYKGIQMTETILHNIFNKYGIDKYDPINEKFNPLFHEALFEINDDTKEKGTVATVVQQGYKIKDRILRAAKVGVVKN; encoded by the exons ATGAagtatgcacatttttttttgaggcgGGGGGTAAGTTGCAGGTCCCCCCTGAATGCGTGCGGCGTGCAGAGGGCGGCATTTAGAAGGTACTACTTCGCCAGCGTATGCCCAAATGAGATATGCGGGAAGGTGGTGCAGGGGCGCCTTTTCAGCAGCAGGGCGGGCATGTCTGACGGTGGCGCCCGGAGGGGGGTGGaagcgcaaaatggaagcagCGGAATTGAGGAAAGTAGGAAGGATGGCGAAATGGGTGAAAATGGCGGAAAAGGcggaaaaggtgaaaaaggcaTGAAAGGCGAAAAGGGTGAAGACGGGCAACACGGCCAATTTGACCAGTTCGACCAGCAGGGCAAACACACGGAGGGCGCAGAACAGAAGAAAGAACAAATGAAGGAAACGAACTacgaaaaattgaacaaGGCGGATTTAATTAACGAAATTAAGAAGACAAAGCGAGatatagaagaaaaaatggtagacaataaaatattaaaagaaaagtatCTGTCCGTATTggcagaaaatgaaaacttaAGACACAGATATGTAAAGGAAATCGAAAACAGCAAGCTGTACTGCATCAGCAACTTTGCAAAGTCGCTCCTGGATGTTGCGGATAATTTGTCCCTAGCCATTAAAAACATCAACGAAGAATCGCTCAAGCAGAATGAAGAAATAAGCAACATATACAAAGGCATACAGATGACGGAGACTATCCtacataacatttttaataaatatgggATAGATAAGTATGACCCGATTAATGAGAAATTCAACCCCCTCTTCCATGAGGCCCTCTTCGAAATTAATGATGACACCAAGGAGAAGGGGACTGTCGCGACCGTTGTGCAGCAGGGCTACAAGATAAAGGACCGCATCTTGAG AGCTGCCAAGGTTGGAGTTGTTAAGAATTGA
- a CDS encoding ribosome biogenesis regulatory protein (RRS1), putative (encoded by transcript PVX_091855A) produces MSIEFCSQHLLAYDNSIITSENDIKSKAEENLRRIIQCMDALKNGKDDLGEPAYQMTKTNHFNLPRYSRIPKEKKNTRWEIFAKKKLMKKNKSGLIYDQNSKGWVRRFQKKQMKINEDKANFVHEYKPSDNIYEDPFERMEEEKEIKKMKQKMREMKNKFHQEGISTEDIKYIARQKKKRENLIDNLKTAQISSSTFGRKDKQLKKEKKMKVKNNAITKQKCEKRLVKDEIKQNNKLASIVLKSL; encoded by the exons ATGAGTATAGAATTCTGCTCGCAGCACCTGTTGGCCTATGACAACTCGATAATCACTTCGGAAAATGA CATAAAATCCAAGGCGGAAGAAAACCTGCGGCGCATCATCCAGTGTATGGACGCCCTGAAGAACGGAAAGGATGACCTTGGAGAACCCGCCTACCAGATGACCAAAACGAACCACTTCAACCTACCGAGGTACTCCAGAATCcccaaagagaaaaaaaacacaaggTGGGAAatatttgcgaaaaaaaaattgatgaaaaaGAATAAGAGCGGATTGATTTACGACCAGAATTCCAAAGGGTGGGTGAGGCGATTTCAGAAAaagcaaatgaaaataaatgaagataaGGCAAACTTCGTTCATGAGTACAAGCCGAGTGACAACATATATGAAGATCCTTTTGAGAGgatggaggaggaaaaggagattaaaaaaatgaagcagaaGATGCGGGAAATGAAGAACAAATTTCACCAGGAGGGCATATCCACGGAGGACATCAAGTACATTGCTCgccagaagaagaagcgggaGAACCTCATAGACAATTTAAAAAC GGCCCAAATCTCCTCCTCGACGTTTGGGCGAAAAGACAAACaactgaaaaaggaaaaaaaaatgaaggtgAAGAATAACGCCATAACGAAGCAAAAGTGCGAGAAGCGCTTAGTCAAGGACGaaattaagcaaaataaTAAGCTGGCCTCCATTGTTCTGAAGTCCCTATAA
- a CDS encoding hypothetical protein (encoded by transcript PVX_091860A): MQTKKKKEGAKGRAIYNQGVLKKNAVATRKQSQTNVRHIDKLKILSEIKNEGKKSILMEGIEKAKERASFLNKTADKNSMREKKNSSRDSSRGTVLKFSEPNRNKSLTDKEKKEHAYGRGPSKEDTHRRGRTTNTQVTHNSRRRTNERKTSSMGKLLLRDGIREEENLSSLLQGLSKERIGRSDEGGSSSKENARGSRGSARGSRGSMRGSGERGIKSYPWQAKSEDQKGAKGAKGAKVASIATIASNAKIGSNANDAKIAKIAKSATQEERVKEANAAHVKKLDGSAKNKSKKDHIVIDDSNIYIVIDDLNENLNDKAAIINKLNITNDTYNFLKNSKNEMRGGKRRNANYSLMGESHPVSGRGVDGETLQGADADADEEDGFYDEGEEEDDDEALDDEEEDGEEDDEEDDEEEEEEDYDFDNKSVSIRGIGEDSTNDELEDLEISKIYESFKTENLHPFEEAAEEEAKPEGAQGEGLIEETSKKKEGSGEAEGAVGSAKGQAEGQAEGQAEDQAKEQAKEQENDQAKEQAKDEPKDQTEDQSKGENLDKEAKNDQADAPELKEAKPLSTDTPEGDAPLLNKGNVETNDEGVGKSDEAANPNSFGGKRKISSMKWKEAQPQWEEALQGVDVGQQEGKSAQGVEMGNEENSNQMGQQWSEASVMHVVPVVPLLPVMHIMPGLQELGSLQEMHGLHEVGEKSEQEEPEGEKRKRRKKMEEKGKREKLKFSNERERREHKNDQLDRLYKQINKMDVAIPGEVAKKSEGGPQEGPHGGDPHKGDEFNYTQYSKIVKLLSISKDISKYNVSEDPTDDDRGGDFPNVGGAFKERAKHLDKADRGRSKQKAGLLPFQMENGQGSSSDKRGMKKTGVKDFRKRDDSAERKEEKKTKLKRKYSNEGVDSGLKTGPQGSQKSDSLKELSEGKEEDLMSGAHQPGGEPAKGIGMLSSKRKNEEEGEQENVSKRLKKGEGVGSADGEDGVNAADSVDAPGGDAPAGEQKDVSEEPAVVGEKGEKGEASEEVQTEVQPGQSVQSLQSGQPEDVDGKEAAEWIGDMAEEDAEVKAVLEEIIEQGTAAGEEDDEVEVEEGAAAVVEAVVEAITGEEEVEGGKHIGSEVAEGEKQIGCNVDEGEKPIGSEVAEGEKQNGCEVDEGEKEGETANALNEGEIVLVEEDAEEDVVELEDKEVYEEVEEEGDDIVEVGEEKGAPAGVTEEVLEVEGESEQKEVVEIEEEDGDGAAPNGGEVNIGREGKEGEEEEKAESDKFEEVAEEEVYEEVEEAKDEEYEEVEEVEGAEEMEEVKEVDVVNEADEVEVQESQKDAATEEVAKEDVPVTEGIHSEQKSDSQEKEHNRKPIESANEIVVEDSSKEYDVADHGGNDNGSTNSDCTDLNASSRKEAREGAKGCELVEESSLQVLDELSGGEHVEMGAEGADQSVCRQVEKC, encoded by the coding sequence ATGcagacgaaaaaaaagaaggaaggcgCTAAAGGAAGAGCCATATACAATCAAggcgttttgaaaaaaaatgcagtggCCACAAGGAAGCAGTCACAAACAAATGTAAGACACATTGataagttaaaaattttgagtgaaataaaaaacgaaggaaagaaaagcaTCCTTATGGAGGGTATAGAAAAAGCGAAAGAGAGAGCaagttttttaaacaaaacagCGGATAAAAACTCCatgagggagaaaaaaaacagcagcAGGGACAGCAGTCGAGGCACCGTACTCAAGTTCAGTGAGCCAAACAGAAATAAAAGCTTGACCgacaaggagaaaaaggaacatgcCTATGGCCGTGGTCCCAGTAAGGAGGATACCCACCGAAGGGGCAGAACTACGAACACACAAGTGACACACAATAGCAGGAGAAGAACAAACGAAAGGAAAACCTCCTCCATGGGGAAGTTGCTGCTACGGGACGGCATcagggaggaagaaaatttatcCTCCTTGCTCCAAGGATTAAGTAAAGAACGAATAGGCAGGAGCGACGAAGGAGGAAGTAGTAGCAAGGAAAACGCGCGCGGCAGTAGGGGAAGTGCACGAGGAAGCAGGGGGAGCATGCGAGGCAGCGGCGAAAGGGGCATCAAGAGCTACCCGTGGCAGGCAAAGAGTGAAGATCAGAAGGGCGCAAAGGGTGCGAAAGGTGCAAAGGTCGCCAGTATTGCCACTATTGCCAGTAATGCGAAAATCGGCAGCAATGCCAATGATGCCAAAATCGCAAAAATTGCGAAGAGCGCGACCCAGGAAGAGAGAGTGAAAGAAGCCAATGCGGCACACGTAAAAAAACTCGACGGAAgcgcgaaaaataaaagtaaaaaagacCACATCGTGATTGACGATAGTAACATTTACATCGTGATAGACGACCTGAACGAAAACCTAAACGATAAAGCTGCAATAATAAACAAGCTAAACATCACGAATGATacgtataattttttgaaaaatagcaaaaatgaaatgaggggggggaagcggaggaaCGCCAATTATTCCCTCATGGGAGAGTCTCACCCGGTTAGCGGTAGGGGCGTGGACGGGGAGACACTCCAAGGGGCAGACGCCGATgcagatgaggaggatgGCTTCTACGatgagggagaagaggaggacgatGACGAGGCCCTGgacgatgaggaagaagacggggaagaagacgacgaagaggacgatgaggaggaagaggaggaggactacGATTTTGATAACAAGAGCGTTTCGATAAGGGGCATCGGGGAGGACTCCACGAACGATGAGCTGGAAGATTTAGAGATTAGCAAAATTTACGAGTCGTTTAAAACGGAAAATCTGCACCCCTTCGAGGAAGccgcggaggaggaagcgaagCCCGAGGGCGCGCAGGGGGAGGGCCTTATCGAGGAGACCtccaagaagaaggaggggaGCGGAGAGGCTGAAGGCGCAGTTGGGAGTGCGAAGGGTCAAGCGGAGGGTCAAGCGGAGGGTCAAGCGGAGGATCAAGCGAAGGAACAAGCGAAGGAACAAGAGAATGACCAAGCGAAGGAACAAGCAAAGGACGAACCGAAAGACCAAACGGAAGACCAATCGAAAGGCGAAAACCTCGACAAAGAAGCGAAGAACGACCAGGCGGACGCGCCCGAACTGAAGGAAGCCAAACCGCTTTCCACAGACACCCCCGAGGGAGACGCCCCTTTACTGAACAAAGGCAACGTCGAAACGAACGACGAGGGGGTTGGGAAGTCGGACGAAGCGGCTAACCCTAATTCGTTTGGGGGCAAAAGGAAGATCAGTAGCATGAAGTGGAAGGAGGCGCAGCCACAGTGGGAAGAAGCATTGCAGGGGGTGGACGTAGGGCAACAGGAGGGCAAATCAGCTCAGGGGGTCGAGATGGGAAATGAGGAAAACTCAAATCAAATGGGGCAGCAATGGAGCGAAGCGTCAGTAATGCACGTAGTACCAGTAGTGCCTCTACTACCCGTGATGCACATAATGCCAGGGCTGCAAGAATTAGGAAGCTTGCAGGAAATGCACGGCCTACATGAAGTGGGGGAGAAGTCCGAGCAGGAAGAACCAGAgggagagaaaagaaaaaggagaaaaaaaatggaagaaaaaggaaaaagagaaaagctAAAGTTTAGCaacgaaagggaaagaaggGAGCATAAGAATGACCAATTGGACAGACTATATAAGCagattaacaaaatggatgtGGCCATCCCGGGCGAGGTGGCAAAGAAGAGCGAAGGGGGTCCACAGGAAGGTCCACACGGAGGAGATCCACACAAAGGAGACGAATTCAACTACACACAGTACAGTAAGATAGTGAAGCTGCTTTCCATTTCGAAGGACATTTCTAAATATAACGTGAGTGAGGACCCTACGGATGACGACAGAGGGGGAGACTTCCCCAACGTAGGTGGTGCCTTCAAAGAAAGGGCGAAACACCTAGACAAGGCAGATAGGGGTAGAAGCAAGCAGAAGGCAGGGCTACTTCCATTTCAGATGGAAAATGGGCAGGGGAGTTCATCTGACAAGAGGGGAATGAAGAAGACGGGTGTAAAGGACTTTAGAAAGAGGGACGACTCGGCAGagaggaaagaagaaaaaaaaacaaaactgaaGAGGAAATATAGCAATGAGGGGGTAGATAGTGGGTTAAAAACGGGTCCACAGGGTAGCCAGAAGAGTGACAGTCTGAAGGAACTCTCCGAAGGGAAGGAGGAAGATCTGATGAGTGGCGCGCACCAACCGGGAGGTGAGCCCGCCAAGGGTATCGGCATGTTAAGtagtaaaaggaaaaatgaggaggagggtGAGCAAGAAAATGTCAGCAAAAGGTtgaaaaaaggcgaaggtGTGGGCAGCGCGGACGGTGAGGACGGCGTGAATGCCGCGGATAGCGTGGATGCCCCGGGTGGAGACGCGCCAGCGGGCGAGCAGAAAGATGTCAGCGAGGAGCCCGCGGTTGtcggggaaaagggggagaagggtGAAGCGAGTGAGGAAGTCCAAACGGAGGTGCAACCGGGGCAGTCGGTGCAGTCGTTGCAATCAGGGCAACCAGAAGATGTAGACGGGAAGGAGGCAGCCGAATGGATTGGGGACATGGCCGAAGAGGACGCCGAAGTGAAAGCTGTGCTGGAGGAAATCATAGAACAGGGCACCGCGGCGGGGGAAGAGGACGATGAGgtggaagtggaagaaggggCGGCCGCGGTGGTGGAAGCGGTAGTGGAAGCGATAACAGGTGAGGAGGAAgtcgagggggggaagcacattGGCAGTGAAGttgcagagggggagaagcagattGGCTGTAATGTTGatgagggggagaagccgaTTGGCAGTGAAGttgcagagggggagaagcagaatgGCTGTGAAGTTgacgagggggagaaggaaggCGAGACTGCCAACGCCTTGAACGAAGGCGAGATCGTGCTGGTGGAGGAGGACGCGGAGGAAGACGTAGTGGAGCTGGAAGATAAGGAAGTGTACGaagaggtggaggaggaaggggatGACATCGTGGAGGTGGGCGAGGAAAAGGGAGCCCCTGCAGGAGTGACAGAGGAGGTGCTGGAGGTGGAGGGCGAGTCGGAGCAGAAGGAGGTTGTAGAAatagaggaggaggatggcGACGGGGCtgccccaaatgggggagaagTTAACATTGGCAGGGAGGGgaaagaaggagaggaagaggagaaggccGAATCGGACAAGTTCGAGGAGGtagcggaggaggaggtgtacgaggaggtggaggaggcGAAGGACGAGGAGTAtgaagaggtggaagaggtggaaggAGCGGAAGAGATGGAAGAAGTGAAAGAGGTGGACGTGGTAAACGAGGCAGACGAGGTGGAAGTGCAGGAAAGCCAAAAGGACGCAGCCACAGAAGAAGTGGCGAAAGAGGATGTCCCTGTGACTGAGGGTATACACAGCGAACAAAAAAGTGACTCACAGGAAAAGGAGCATAACCGTAAGCCCATCGAAAGTGCAAATGAGATTGTCGTGGAGGACAGCAGCAAAGAGTATGATGTAGCCGACCATGGTGGCAATGATAACGGCTCGACCAACTCCGATTGCACCGATTTGAATGCCTCCTCGAGGAAAGAAGCGCGTGAAGGTGCAAAGGGTTGCGAACTTGTAGAGGAAAGCTCACTCCAAGTGTTGGATGAGTTGAGCGGCGGCGAACACGTAGAAATGGGAGCGGAGGGAGCCGATCAGAGCGTTTGCCGCCAGGTGGAAAAGTGCTAA
- a CDS encoding 60S ribosomal protein L35, putative (encoded by transcript PVX_091865A), translating to MSNVKAFQLRPLKKQELLDKLEDYKKELSGLRISKAIGNSAKNSKICSVRKNIARVLTVYNQRRKMELRKKYKNKKFKPYNLRKKLTKAKRLELTPKQKVAMTLKMKKKVENFPKRKYLLVHKA from the exons ATG agtAACGTTAAAGCGTTTCAGTTGAGGCCCCTCAAGAAGCAGGAGCTGCTAGATAAGCTGGAGGATTACAAGAAGGAGCTGAGCGGCCTGCGCATCAGCAAAGCCATAGGGAACTCCGCGAAGAACTCCAAAATATGTAGCGTTCGAAAGA ATATCGCTCGTGTCCTGACGGTCTATAACcagagaagaaaaatggagttgaggaaaaaatacaaaaataaaaaattcaagcCGTAcaatttgagaaaaaaattgaccaaAGCGAAGAGACTGGAGTTAACCCCCAAGCAGAAGGTCGCCATGACGTTAAA aatgaaaaagaaagtggAGAACTTCCCGAAGAGAAAATACCTCCTAGTCCATAAAGCATAA